In a genomic window of Nodosilinea sp. E11:
- a CDS encoding DUF427 domain-containing protein: MFTPPRHTSPGPGQESVWDYPRPPRLEDSTRRIRIVFNGVTLADSRQAKRVLETSHPPTYYLPPEDVQMQYFQPVPRTTLCEWKGAATYFTIAVGEGQSPTGGQRIAEQAAWSYPQPTEAFQAIANYIAVYPSRMDACYVDDELVQSQPGDFYGGWITSDIVGPFKGDPGTWGW, from the coding sequence ATGTTCACGCCCCCCCGCCACACCTCCCCCGGCCCTGGCCAAGAATCGGTGTGGGACTATCCCCGTCCGCCGCGCCTGGAAGATTCGACCCGGCGCATTCGCATTGTGTTCAACGGCGTGACCCTAGCCGACTCGCGCCAGGCCAAGCGGGTGTTAGAGACCAGCCACCCGCCCACCTACTACCTGCCGCCCGAGGATGTGCAGATGCAGTATTTTCAGCCGGTACCCCGCACCACCCTGTGCGAGTGGAAGGGCGCAGCCACCTACTTCACCATTGCCGTAGGCGAGGGGCAAAGCCCCACCGGAGGCCAACGCATAGCAGAACAGGCTGCCTGGAGCTATCCTCAGCCCACAGAAGCGTTTCAGGCGATCGCCAATTACATTGCCGTCTATCCCAGCCGGATGGATGCCTGCTATGTGGATGATGAACTGGTGCAGTCCCAACCGGGCGATTTCTACGGCGGCTGGATCACATCAGACATTGTCGGCCCCTTCAAAGGCGATCCTGGTACCTGGGGTTGGTGA
- a CDS encoding M3 family oligoendopeptidase, with amino-acid sequence MPHLQSTWDNSAFYTGSDDPQIAIAVDSLKTEIVTLSTLCAPFAEHIEQASLPADQVEPLLAQVRAAHQQRTATSKRLGNLRTFISSVLSVDSRDARASEWKPTLQQLGAEISQATKALDIFLLRVNDAFIQALVADPVLEEISFSLLHQRQLNDQLLSLAEEKLITGLAVNGLQGWGNLYTELSGTLQCTVDGSSVGLAKAFNLLSSPDRTLRSEAWHGVNAAWESRADTVAAILNAINGWRLEETKQRSHHRPLHYLDKSCHQSRIDRATLDAMMQTTYQRRSVGQRALKAMGKVLDLQTMEPWDLFAPPPSASQDAGFSFSEAIDLVANAFRQFNPAMGDFAVMMAEKGWIDATPTPNRATGAYCTSFAEPKEPRIFMTFEGSMNNVLTLAHELGHAWHNWVMADLPRYKTFYPMTLAETASIFGETLVRDALFEQASTPEQKLAIAWEEGTAAATFLLNIPARFRFEQTLVEARKQGFVIADNLKTMMRDSWQHWYEDSLASYDDMFWASKLHFSIAELSFYNYPYLFGYLFSLGIYAQKDHYGDGFNDLYTQLLRDTGTMTAEKVVQRHLQQDIRQPQFWQASLEIVDRAVSRLESLVA; translated from the coding sequence ATGCCTCATCTCCAATCCACCTGGGATAACAGCGCTTTTTACACCGGCAGTGACGACCCTCAGATCGCGATCGCAGTAGATAGCCTCAAGACTGAAATTGTCACGCTTTCAACCCTCTGTGCCCCGTTCGCCGAGCACATCGAGCAGGCCTCTCTCCCCGCCGATCAGGTTGAGCCTTTACTGGCCCAGGTTAGAGCTGCCCACCAGCAGCGCACCGCTACGTCTAAGCGCTTGGGCAATCTGCGCACGTTTATCTCGTCGGTGCTCAGTGTTGACTCCCGCGATGCCAGAGCCAGCGAGTGGAAACCTACCCTCCAACAGCTAGGGGCCGAAATCAGCCAGGCTACCAAAGCTCTGGATATTTTTCTATTGCGGGTCAACGACGCTTTTATCCAGGCCCTAGTTGCCGATCCGGTGCTCGAAGAGATCAGCTTCTCGCTGCTGCACCAGCGCCAGCTCAACGACCAGCTACTCAGTCTGGCAGAAGAAAAGCTGATCACCGGTCTGGCGGTGAATGGGCTCCAGGGCTGGGGTAACCTCTACACCGAGCTATCGGGCACGCTACAGTGCACCGTTGACGGCAGCTCGGTAGGGCTGGCCAAAGCCTTCAATCTGCTGAGTTCCCCCGATCGCACTCTGCGTTCTGAGGCGTGGCACGGTGTCAACGCCGCCTGGGAGAGCCGTGCCGATACGGTGGCCGCCATTCTCAACGCGATCAACGGCTGGCGGCTAGAAGAAACCAAGCAGCGATCGCACCACCGACCGCTACACTACCTCGACAAAAGCTGCCACCAAAGCCGCATCGATCGCGCCACCCTCGACGCCATGATGCAGACCACCTATCAGCGGCGATCGGTTGGCCAACGCGCCTTAAAGGCCATGGGTAAGGTGCTCGATCTCCAAACGATGGAACCCTGGGATTTATTTGCCCCACCCCCGTCAGCAAGCCAAGATGCTGGGTTCTCCTTTAGCGAGGCGATTGATTTAGTAGCAAACGCCTTTCGCCAGTTCAACCCGGCCATGGGTGACTTTGCGGTGATGATGGCCGAAAAGGGCTGGATTGATGCCACCCCCACCCCCAACCGAGCCACAGGGGCCTACTGCACCAGCTTTGCAGAGCCAAAAGAGCCCCGCATTTTTATGACCTTTGAAGGCAGTATGAATAACGTGCTGACCCTAGCCCATGAACTGGGCCATGCCTGGCACAACTGGGTAATGGCCGATTTGCCCCGCTACAAAACCTTCTACCCGATGACTCTGGCCGAAACCGCCAGCATTTTTGGCGAAACGCTGGTGCGTGACGCTCTCTTTGAGCAGGCCAGCACCCCTGAACAAAAGCTCGCCATTGCCTGGGAAGAAGGAACCGCCGCCGCCACCTTTTTACTGAATATTCCCGCGCGGTTTCGCTTTGAGCAAACATTGGTTGAGGCCCGCAAGCAGGGCTTTGTGATTGCAGACAACCTCAAAACCATGATGCGTGACAGTTGGCAGCACTGGTATGAAGACAGCCTGGCCAGCTATGACGACATGTTTTGGGCTAGCAAGCTCCACTTTTCGATCGCAGAACTGAGTTTTTACAACTATCCCTACCTGTTTGGCTATTTGTTTAGTCTGGGCATCTATGCCCAAAAAGACCACTATGGCGATGGGTTCAATGACCTCTATACCCAGCTACTGCGAGATACCGGCACCATGACAGCGGAAAAGGTCGTGCAGCGCCACCTTCAACAAGACATTCGCCAGCCACAGTTTTGGCAGGCCAGCCTAGAGATTGTCGATCGCGCCGTCAGCCGGTTAGAGAGCCTGGTGGCGTAA
- a CDS encoding caspase domain-containing protein produces the protein MASHWPVIVGINQYQSLQPLMYAQFDALELRDFLVNEVGLPPQYCSLLSDVSPMVYQGAAAPTQAVLLQRLAQSCDRAGPEDTVWFFFSGYGVQWQGQDYLLPIDADPNRIEQTGILVETMLQRLAEGNQRQSIVMLDINRPQSALNPAPGSQGLGAQSLTLAQALNIPLVLSCQPDQFSQETLAVRHGLFTEALIEGMRFHGCLTLAQVLDYLGDRLPELCQHHWRPVQNPVAVVPPGQQHAMLVPSSLVGQMPVGVPPEAEPLPDAPPASELLFPEVGGPLPGEAHETDVSPEPLRQAPDNGAPSQPLPSAVAPFPDLAPGTLLTVTDPSTVAKVDPEPSSIPWLRWGLVAAGLLLLGVLWRNQDSFLGQSPAPETTIPPVTAPVEPDPAEPDPATDAPEPGATPAGESLFPGAVSGAEALARARTALDQRQFGEALSWLNQIPEVERPVDYDALVTQAETGYANAELSGDAALNQARRLIEPVSASLFNDAIEQARQVPVGDPAYDQAQVNIARWSQVILDLALGRAASGDLEGAISAARLVPEDQGETWGQAQSQIQQWEQRQANRRLLREAQSLLQPDQATSFQAAIDLAQQIPPNYPESPIAQDRIDQWSRDILAIARARAAAGEFSSAISAAGLVPAGTSAYDQAQEEIRGWQGQ, from the coding sequence ATGGCAAGCCACTGGCCCGTAATCGTCGGTATCAATCAGTATCAATCGCTTCAGCCGCTCATGTACGCCCAGTTCGACGCCCTCGAACTGCGGGATTTTTTGGTGAATGAGGTCGGCTTGCCTCCCCAGTATTGTTCACTGCTGAGCGACGTGTCGCCCATGGTGTACCAGGGGGCTGCGGCCCCGACCCAGGCAGTACTCTTGCAGCGGTTGGCTCAGAGCTGCGATCGCGCTGGCCCTGAAGATACGGTGTGGTTTTTCTTTAGCGGCTATGGGGTGCAGTGGCAGGGGCAAGATTACCTGCTGCCCATCGATGCCGACCCCAACCGCATTGAGCAGACCGGTATTTTAGTCGAGACTATGCTCCAGCGGCTGGCAGAGGGCAACCAGCGTCAGTCCATTGTCATGCTCGACATCAACCGGCCCCAGAGCGCCCTCAACCCGGCTCCCGGCAGCCAGGGGCTAGGGGCTCAGTCGCTCACCCTGGCCCAAGCCCTCAACATTCCCCTGGTGCTCTCCTGTCAGCCCGACCAGTTTTCTCAAGAGACGCTGGCGGTGCGCCACGGGCTGTTCACAGAAGCGCTGATCGAGGGCATGCGGTTCCACGGCTGCCTGACCTTGGCACAGGTGCTCGACTACCTAGGCGATCGCCTGCCCGAACTGTGTCAGCACCACTGGCGACCCGTGCAAAACCCTGTAGCCGTAGTGCCTCCGGGGCAGCAGCACGCCATGCTAGTGCCCTCTAGCCTGGTGGGGCAAATGCCCGTGGGGGTGCCGCCCGAGGCAGAGCCTTTACCTGACGCTCCCCCGGCCTCAGAGCTGCTTTTCCCAGAGGTAGGCGGGCCTTTACCGGGTGAGGCCCACGAAACGGATGTCTCCCCAGAACCTCTACGCCAAGCCCCCGACAATGGTGCACCCTCTCAGCCGTTGCCCTCTGCCGTTGCCCCTTTTCCCGATCTAGCGCCCGGCACCTTGCTTACAGTCACCGACCCGTCCACCGTGGCCAAGGTAGACCCCGAACCCAGTTCAATTCCCTGGCTGCGCTGGGGATTAGTGGCGGCTGGGTTGTTATTGCTGGGGGTGCTGTGGCGCAATCAAGATAGTTTTCTGGGGCAGAGCCCGGCTCCAGAGACGACTATTCCTCCGGTTACGGCCCCAGTAGAGCCAGATCCGGCAGAGCCAGACCCGGCCACCGATGCTCCCGAGCCTGGGGCTACCCCGGCAGGCGAATCATTGTTTCCAGGCGCAGTCAGCGGGGCCGAGGCCCTAGCCCGGGCTAGAACCGCCCTCGACCAGCGTCAGTTTGGTGAAGCCCTGAGCTGGTTGAACCAAATTCCTGAGGTAGAGCGCCCCGTTGACTATGATGCCCTGGTCACCCAGGCCGAAACCGGCTACGCCAATGCTGAATTGTCGGGCGATGCGGCCCTCAACCAGGCCCGCCGACTGATCGAGCCTGTGTCGGCCTCGCTGTTTAACGATGCCATTGAGCAGGCCCGCCAGGTGCCCGTGGGTGACCCGGCCTACGACCAGGCCCAGGTGAATATTGCCCGCTGGAGTCAGGTGATTTTAGATCTGGCCCTGGGCCGGGCAGCCTCCGGTGACCTGGAGGGAGCGATTAGCGCCGCTCGCCTCGTGCCTGAAGATCAGGGCGAAACCTGGGGCCAGGCCCAAAGCCAAATTCAACAGTGGGAGCAGCGCCAGGCCAACCGACGGCTGTTGCGAGAGGCCCAAAGCCTGCTACAGCCTGACCAGGCGACGTCGTTTCAGGCGGCGATCGACCTGGCCCAGCAAATTCCCCCCAACTACCCCGAGTCGCCGATCGCCCAAGATCGCATCGACCAGTGGAGCCGAGACATTTTGGCGATCGCCCGTGCCCGTGCCGCCGCAGGCGAATTTTCCAGCGCGATTTCTGCCGCTGGTTTAGTGCCAGCGGGCACCAGTGCCTACGATCAGGCTCAGGAGGAGATTCGGGGGTGGCAGGGGCAGTAG
- the rpmF gene encoding 50S ribosomal protein L32 → MAVPKKKTSKQKRDQRRATWKRTGALQAQKALSLGKSVLTGRSTSFVYPGDDEDDDEE, encoded by the coding sequence ATGGCGGTTCCCAAGAAGAAAACCTCCAAACAAAAGCGTGACCAGCGTCGCGCTACTTGGAAGCGCACTGGCGCACTGCAAGCTCAAAAGGCGCTGTCCCTAGGCAAGTCTGTGCTCACCGGGCGGTCTACCAGCTTTGTCTATCCCGGCGATGATGAGGACGACGACGAAGAGTAA
- a CDS encoding DUF4870 domain-containing protein — protein sequence MNQLDSNPESRMWAMLAHLSALSGFVIPFGNIVGPLIIWLVKRDEMSFVNDQAKEALNFNISMTIYMLVSLVLIFVVVGILLTIVVGLAWLVLVILAAVKANEGIAYRYPLTLRLVK from the coding sequence ATGAATCAGCTTGACTCAAACCCAGAATCGCGGATGTGGGCCATGTTAGCTCACCTTAGTGCTTTGTCTGGCTTTGTTATTCCCTTTGGCAATATTGTCGGCCCCCTGATTATTTGGCTGGTTAAGCGCGATGAAATGTCGTTTGTTAACGACCAGGCCAAAGAGGCGCTTAACTTCAACATCTCCATGACCATCTATATGCTGGTGTCGTTGGTGTTGATTTTTGTGGTGGTTGGGATTCTGCTCACAATTGTTGTGGGCCTAGCCTGGCTAGTTTTGGTGATTTTGGCGGCGGTCAAAGCCAACGAAGGCATAGCTTACCGTTATCCTCTCACCCTCAGACTGGTGAAGTAG
- a CDS encoding DUF2283 domain-containing protein, which produces MKIQFDSEADALYLRFLEEEVTDSESIEADVVYDYDAKNQVVGVELLRVRANLPNLATKALPFRNPGQQVEFLSFLETLADADLRSKLSFAKQILQNQHIFLQSA; this is translated from the coding sequence ATGAAGATCCAGTTCGACTCAGAGGCGGATGCCCTGTATCTGCGGTTCCTAGAAGAGGAGGTGACGGACTCGGAATCGATTGAAGCTGATGTGGTGTATGACTATGATGCTAAGAATCAGGTCGTTGGAGTTGAACTGCTACGAGTTAGGGCAAATTTGCCCAACTTGGCCACCAAGGCACTTCCCTTTAGAAACCCTGGGCAGCAAGTTGAATTTTTGAGCTTTTTAGAAACTTTGGCAGATGCAGACCTGCGGTCAAAGCTTTCGTTTGCCAAACAGATTTTGCAGAATCAGCACATTTTTCTACAGAGCGCATGA
- the ndk gene encoding nucleoside-diphosphate kinase translates to MERTFLMIKPDGVQRGLVSNIIGRFETKGFKLVGMKFMAVSRELAEKHYDVHRERPFFAGLVDFITSGPVVAMVWEGEGVIASARKIIGATKPLEADPGTIRGDLGVTVGRNIIHGSDAPETAQSEIALWFGDSELVSWEPAAQGWLYE, encoded by the coding sequence ATGGAACGCACTTTTTTGATGATCAAGCCCGACGGCGTGCAGCGCGGCCTGGTCAGCAACATCATTGGTCGGTTTGAAACCAAGGGTTTTAAGCTGGTGGGCATGAAGTTCATGGCCGTCTCCCGTGAGCTAGCGGAGAAGCACTACGACGTGCACCGCGAGCGCCCCTTCTTCGCCGGACTGGTCGATTTCATTACCTCTGGCCCCGTGGTGGCCATGGTATGGGAAGGCGAGGGTGTGATCGCCTCGGCCCGCAAAATTATTGGTGCCACCAAGCCCCTAGAAGCTGACCCCGGCACCATTCGCGGCGACCTGGGGGTCACCGTAGGCCGCAACATTATCCACGGCTCCGACGCGCCCGAGACGGCCCAGTCCGAGATCGCCCTGTGGTTTGGCGACAGCGAACTGGTTAGCTGGGAACCCGCTGCTCAAGGCTGGCTCTACGAATAG
- a CDS encoding PHP domain-containing protein: protein MLDLHSHTTFSDGSLTPTELVAAALESGLRALAITDHDTLAGWDEAELAAGDRLEVVPGVELSTVEGGRSLHILGFYPNRTALEPPLSQRLAGRRRRAQHMVDKLGELGYPIELPPMGGNMAPGRPHLAAALVKAGHAESKREAFDRWLGDHGPVFVQYEKFSAAEGIQLLRDCGAVPVWAHPHLFKGSTVTALLPQLVDAGLMGVEVYHPHHSPSDVRRLEDYCRSHNLVMTGGSDYHGPAENSKRDRKAPAPATLNQLHLPLDLLVPLKQAAATLSHP from the coding sequence ATGCTCGATCTGCACAGTCACACCACCTTCTCAGACGGCTCCCTGACGCCGACGGAGTTAGTCGCTGCCGCCCTAGAGTCGGGACTTCGGGCGCTGGCTATCACCGACCATGACACCCTAGCTGGGTGGGATGAGGCAGAGCTGGCGGCTGGCGATCGCCTGGAGGTGGTGCCGGGGGTAGAGCTGAGCACGGTGGAAGGGGGCCGATCGCTCCATATTTTGGGCTTTTATCCCAACCGCACGGCCCTTGAGCCACCCCTCAGCCAGCGCCTGGCGGGTCGCCGCCGCCGTGCCCAACACATGGTCGATAAGCTTGGCGAATTGGGTTATCCCATCGAACTGCCGCCCATGGGGGGCAATATGGCCCCTGGTCGGCCCCACTTGGCGGCGGCACTGGTTAAGGCGGGCCACGCCGAGTCAAAACGAGAGGCCTTTGATCGCTGGCTGGGCGATCACGGCCCCGTCTTTGTGCAGTACGAAAAGTTTTCGGCGGCTGAGGGCATTCAGCTCTTGCGCGACTGTGGTGCAGTACCGGTGTGGGCGCACCCGCACCTGTTTAAGGGATCAACGGTGACGGCCCTGCTGCCCCAGCTAGTCGATGCCGGGCTGATGGGGGTCGAAGTCTACCATCCTCACCACAGCCCTAGCGATGTGCGGCGGCTAGAAGACTATTGCCGCAGCCACAATCTGGTGATGACCGGCGGCAGCGATTACCATGGGCCAGCAGAAAACAGCAAGCGCGATCGCAAAGCCCCGGCCCCGGCTACTCTCAACCAACTGCACCTGCCCCTAGACCTGCTAGTCCCCTTAAAACAGGCGGCGGCGACCCTCTCTCACCCATGA
- a CDS encoding CAAX protease — protein MIEPTFETLWQALAGILSFSPEAFLALRQFPDDTVDALALVVVFVAGFSQAVAQSIILFVNQVKPLRFVLSLVLAALLFVAGYLFWALSIWLASRWFLEQSISWQAVTDALAFSYLPLVFSFLGAMPYLGVPVLRLLWVWNLLAVVVGFAVLANLSAPQAMGHVGLGWVVLLVLQQTVGQPIVNLGRWLANHTAGVKLVINRGQLKTLIAANPLGPNPAESIAKRSSSAATSLPPLPSPPKPGLTPPPSSDLSPSTLADIAPRRFSRRSILASRQLTLLGIYVGLAGLALVVALSLEPLRAMITTGHGQSRTARWLADLLWIGAIALVVAAMLAPLEALGWWAGWYGDGVDTRHPERLNDPVATPSPRRRFIVYLDGINQATADYQPTVARYLDHLSDQLPADIALVKGLIPYSVLNRSLTQDRPLAFFWRGIEALTQRLGPWVGMIINLRNILIVAVSADQRFGPIYNQGVAQRVYESLIRQGYPPTGGIPLTLIGYSGGGQIAMGILPFLKQALGAPIEVISLAGVISGNSRALEAEQLYHLVGTQDRVERLGPIMFPRRWAIAPLSYWNRAKRKGKISLVSLGPVRHQVPGGVLDDQAFLPDGRSHLQQTLDLTLDILVGDLRQHLDLQKIQVVNLGNYYHFQAAPFNHPSYYLVQQTLAAPEYRPVGQWLGRLVLPELDQRADLDGVWLELLHTPPAYRDWLGQRVLLRWQYPKDLNQRLQTVSRDIHFSAEAEDSHRQGLILPTRLNHWRLVTPLESLAGARPVDDVIVKLPDPVSVGGGFDRGPNQRHPLTLTIAHEPIQIAGLYYALVQFLGPVEEGLERYRVVHYNPATKAFDGFQETVRLPLVIPDGDGIAPSTNRDLERSLLNTAGWYIHGAQAHDGEFVVQALRPRCLFQLRPDHIVTSARQGRQYLRRESWANLVAKKGTTESVLIDPKAKDAQAAIAQWQLGDQALLVHVYGGIGGEQREPAAKGPIYFGHFAYGIATVVREPLTQELQFDIHYHQVYTHNRRGLIAGTLDWSLYMGDRQWGFMGTRPVSDILIKLPAYTEPFDFKGVPWAALDDLRIELELMTARYRTGDGTGVTYVGPANNCAQDSNQAMYASAAHLEASVLAHRATLKAWEADNPHQAQQFQQLLKLRRDIQRQLLPLGSARADWAHEHESLGSNLSDYPLKTLGRGLLSWRTMLPRKASDTITQLCLRHGAALWVLRTNQIGGHDPAIEPLAPLTL, from the coding sequence ATGATTGAACCGACCTTTGAAACCCTCTGGCAGGCCCTAGCAGGTATTTTGAGCTTCAGCCCTGAGGCCTTTCTAGCCCTGCGCCAGTTTCCAGACGATACCGTAGACGCCCTGGCCCTGGTGGTGGTGTTCGTGGCAGGGTTTTCCCAGGCGGTGGCCCAAAGCATTATTTTGTTTGTTAACCAGGTCAAGCCTCTGCGGTTTGTGCTCAGTCTGGTGCTGGCGGCGCTGCTGTTCGTGGCAGGCTATCTGTTTTGGGCGCTGAGTATCTGGCTGGCTAGCCGCTGGTTTCTAGAACAGTCGATTAGCTGGCAGGCGGTGACCGACGCCCTCGCTTTTAGTTATTTACCGCTGGTGTTTAGTTTTTTGGGTGCTATGCCCTACCTAGGAGTGCCCGTTCTGCGGCTGCTCTGGGTCTGGAACTTGCTGGCGGTGGTGGTGGGGTTTGCGGTGTTGGCTAACCTCAGCGCCCCTCAGGCAATGGGCCACGTCGGGTTGGGCTGGGTAGTGCTGCTAGTGCTTCAACAGACCGTGGGACAGCCAATTGTTAACCTGGGCCGCTGGCTAGCTAACCATACAGCCGGAGTCAAGCTGGTGATTAACCGGGGTCAGCTCAAGACCCTGATTGCCGCCAATCCCCTGGGGCCAAACCCAGCGGAATCGATCGCCAAGCGATCCTCATCGGCGGCCACGAGCCTCCCTCCCCTGCCCTCGCCCCCTAAGCCTGGTTTAACCCCGCCGCCGTCCTCTGATCTGTCGCCATCGACCTTGGCAGATATTGCCCCCCGTCGCTTCTCGCGGCGATCGATCTTGGCATCGCGGCAGCTGACCTTACTGGGCATCTATGTAGGGTTGGCAGGATTGGCGCTGGTGGTCGCCCTCAGCCTAGAGCCCCTGCGGGCCATGATCACCACCGGGCATGGTCAGAGCCGCACGGCCCGCTGGCTGGCTGACTTGCTCTGGATTGGGGCGATCGCCCTGGTGGTGGCGGCCATGCTCGCTCCCCTAGAGGCCCTGGGCTGGTGGGCTGGCTGGTATGGCGACGGTGTCGATACCCGCCACCCCGAGCGGCTGAACGACCCCGTCGCCACCCCCTCGCCCCGGCGGCGGTTTATTGTTTACCTCGACGGCATTAACCAGGCCACCGCCGACTACCAGCCCACCGTGGCCCGTTACCTCGATCATCTGAGCGACCAGTTGCCCGCCGATATTGCTCTGGTCAAGGGGCTGATTCCTTACTCGGTACTCAACCGATCGCTCACCCAAGACCGGCCCCTGGCCTTCTTCTGGCGCGGCATAGAAGCCCTGACCCAGCGGCTTGGCCCCTGGGTGGGAATGATTATCAACCTGCGTAATATTTTGATCGTGGCGGTTTCCGCCGACCAGCGCTTTGGGCCCATTTATAATCAGGGTGTTGCCCAGCGGGTGTACGAAAGCCTCATCCGTCAGGGCTACCCTCCGACCGGCGGCATTCCCCTCACCCTAATTGGCTACAGCGGCGGCGGGCAGATTGCTATGGGCATTTTGCCCTTTCTTAAACAGGCGCTAGGGGCACCCATAGAGGTAATCTCGTTGGCCGGAGTGATCAGCGGCAACAGTCGCGCCCTAGAGGCCGAGCAGCTTTACCACTTGGTAGGTACCCAAGACCGAGTCGAACGGTTGGGGCCAATTATGTTTCCTCGCCGCTGGGCGATCGCGCCCCTGTCTTACTGGAACCGAGCCAAGCGTAAAGGCAAAATCAGCCTGGTTTCCCTAGGCCCAGTGCGTCACCAGGTGCCCGGTGGTGTGCTCGACGACCAAGCCTTTTTACCTGATGGTCGTAGTCATCTGCAACAGACCCTAGACCTAACCCTCGATATTTTGGTCGGTGACCTGCGCCAACACCTCGACTTACAAAAAATTCAGGTGGTTAACCTCGGTAACTACTACCATTTTCAAGCTGCTCCCTTTAACCACCCCAGCTACTACCTGGTGCAGCAAACCTTGGCCGCACCGGAGTATCGCCCCGTGGGCCAATGGCTAGGGCGACTGGTGCTACCTGAGCTAGACCAGCGCGCCGACCTCGATGGCGTGTGGCTAGAACTGCTGCATACACCGCCCGCCTACCGAGACTGGCTGGGGCAGCGGGTGCTGCTGCGCTGGCAATATCCTAAGGACCTCAACCAACGCTTGCAGACCGTTAGCCGCGACATTCACTTCAGTGCCGAGGCCGAAGACTCGCACCGCCAGGGGCTAATTTTGCCTACCCGCCTCAACCACTGGCGACTGGTCACTCCCCTTGAATCGCTGGCCGGAGCCCGCCCCGTCGACGATGTCATCGTTAAACTGCCCGACCCAGTCAGCGTTGGGGGGGGCTTCGACCGAGGCCCCAACCAGCGTCACCCACTCACCCTCACGATCGCCCACGAACCGATCCAAATTGCAGGACTTTACTACGCCCTGGTGCAGTTTCTCGGTCCTGTAGAGGAAGGTCTGGAACGCTATCGAGTGGTGCACTACAACCCGGCGACGAAAGCCTTTGATGGCTTTCAAGAAACCGTGCGGCTGCCGCTGGTGATACCCGACGGAGATGGCATTGCCCCCTCGACTAATCGCGATCTGGAGCGATCGCTCCTCAATACCGCTGGCTGGTATATCCACGGCGCTCAGGCCCATGACGGCGAGTTTGTAGTGCAGGCCCTGCGGCCCCGCTGTCTGTTTCAGCTGCGGCCCGATCACATTGTGACTAGCGCCCGTCAAGGACGACAATACCTGCGCCGTGAGTCGTGGGCCAATTTAGTGGCCAAAAAAGGCACCACTGAGTCAGTGCTGATTGACCCCAAAGCGAAGGATGCCCAGGCGGCGATCGCTCAGTGGCAGCTAGGCGACCAGGCTCTGCTGGTGCATGTCTATGGCGGCATTGGTGGCGAACAGCGCGAGCCCGCCGCCAAAGGGCCGATTTACTTTGGCCACTTTGCCTACGGCATCGCCACTGTGGTGCGTGAACCTCTCACCCAAGAGCTTCAGTTTGACATTCATTACCACCAGGTCTATACCCACAACCGGCGCGGGCTGATTGCAGGCACCCTCGATTGGTCGCTGTATATGGGCGATCGCCAGTGGGGGTTTATGGGCACTCGGCCCGTATCCGACATCCTAATTAAACTCCCTGCCTATACCGAACCCTTCGACTTCAAGGGTGTTCCCTGGGCCGCCCTTGACGACCTCCGCATAGAGCTAGAACTGATGACGGCCCGCTACCGTACCGGTGATGGCACTGGCGTTACCTACGTCGGCCCAGCCAACAACTGCGCCCAAGACTCAAACCAAGCCATGTATGCCAGTGCCGCTCATCTAGAGGCCTCAGTCCTAGCCCATCGAGCCACTCTCAAAGCCTGGGAAGCCGACAATCCCCACCAAGCCCAGCAGTTTCAGCAGTTGCTAAAACTGCGCCGAGACATTCAGCGCCAGCTATTGCCCTTAGGCAGTGCCCGCGCTGATTGGGCTCACGAACATGAATCCCTTGGCAGTAATCTCTCCGACTACCCGCTTAAAACCCTGGGGCGGGGTTTGCTGAGCTGGCGCACCATGCTGCCGCGTAAAGCTAGTGACACCATAACTCAACTCTGTCTGCGCCATGGCGCGGCCCTATGGGTACTGCGCACCAACCAAATCGGCGGTCACGATCCCGCTATCGAGCCGCTTGCCCCCCTAACCCTGTAA